A single genomic interval of Paenibacillus macerans harbors:
- a CDS encoding ABC transporter permease: MKAYIFKRLLIMVPVLIGMTIIVFSIIHAIPGDPAETILGQKATEQSKEALREQLGLNNPWYQQYFTYMGDLLQGDLGQSIRTRVPISQEIMPYLAATAELTISAMLFAIIVGVNAGIISAWKQNSWFDYICMLIALIGVSMPIFWLGLMEQWIFSLKLHWLPSIGRMNQRDPVETVTNLYVLDTIIAGRWDQLWTVIKHLVLPSVALGTIPMAVIARMTRSSMLEVMNSDFVRTAKAKGLSQFVVVYKHALKNAFIPVLTVIGLQTGALLGGAVLTETIFAWPGVGRYIYDAISSRDYPVIQSGILIIAFIFVFINLIVDLLYAAVDPRIRYR, from the coding sequence TTGAAAGCCTATATTTTTAAACGATTGTTAATCATGGTTCCTGTCCTGATCGGAATGACGATTATCGTATTCTCCATTATCCATGCGATTCCCGGTGATCCTGCGGAAACCATTCTGGGGCAGAAAGCGACGGAGCAGTCCAAAGAGGCGCTTCGGGAACAACTGGGTTTAAACAATCCGTGGTATCAGCAGTACTTTACGTATATGGGAGATTTGCTGCAGGGCGACCTGGGGCAATCGATCCGCACGAGAGTGCCGATTTCCCAAGAGATCATGCCGTATTTGGCCGCCACCGCGGAGCTGACCATTTCGGCGATGCTGTTCGCCATCATCGTTGGGGTAAACGCCGGGATCATTAGCGCGTGGAAGCAAAACTCCTGGTTTGACTACATTTGCATGCTGATTGCACTCATCGGGGTGTCGATGCCGATTTTCTGGCTCGGTCTGATGGAACAGTGGATCTTCTCCTTGAAGCTCCACTGGCTCCCTTCGATCGGCCGCATGAATCAGCGTGATCCGGTGGAAACCGTGACGAATCTGTATGTGCTCGACACGATTATAGCCGGCCGTTGGGATCAGCTGTGGACGGTGATCAAGCACTTGGTTTTGCCGAGCGTGGCGCTGGGCACGATTCCGATGGCGGTGATCGCCCGGATGACGCGCTCGAGCATGCTGGAGGTCATGAATTCGGATTTTGTCCGCACGGCGAAAGCCAAGGGGTTATCGCAATTCGTCGTCGTTTACAAGCATGCGCTTAAAAATGCGTTTATTCCGGTGCTGACGGTCATCGGCCTGCAAACCGGGGCACTGCTCGGCGGCGCGGTGTTGACGGAAACGATTTTCGCCTGGCCGGGCGTAGGACGTTATATCTACGATGCGATCAGCTCGCGCGATTATCCGGTCATTCAATCCGGCATTCTGATCATCGCTTTTATTTTCGTCTTCATCAATCTGATTGTGGATTTGCTGTACGCCGCGGTCGATCCACGCATTCGCTATCGGTAA
- the nikC gene encoding nickel transporter permease, with translation MAQITASTGGNSAIQAEKVSGPWRDAWRTFRKNKIAMIGLIMIVLFVIIALLAPVVAPYDFKAQELGNRLKPPSSEHWFGTDDLGRDLFTRVLYGARISLWVGTFSVIGSIILGTILGILAGFYGKWIDMIISRLFDILLAFPSILLAIAIVAILGPSLQNALYAIAIVNIPTYGRLVRAKVLSLKNEEYITAARAIGMKNSGILLRHILPNSLTPIIVQGTLGIATAIIEAAALGFLGLGAQPPAPEWGKMLSDSRQFIATAPWTVIFPGVSIMLTVLAFNLMGDGLRDALDPRMKN, from the coding sequence ATGGCTCAAATCACTGCAAGCACAGGCGGCAACTCCGCCATTCAGGCCGAAAAGGTTTCCGGGCCTTGGCGCGATGCGTGGAGAACGTTCCGCAAAAATAAAATCGCCATGATCGGTCTGATCATGATTGTGCTGTTTGTCATCATCGCGCTGCTGGCTCCCGTGGTCGCGCCTTATGATTTTAAGGCCCAGGAGTTGGGGAACCGCTTAAAACCCCCGTCTTCCGAGCATTGGTTCGGCACGGACGACCTGGGGCGCGACCTGTTCACCCGGGTACTGTACGGGGCGCGGATTTCCCTGTGGGTTGGCACGTTTTCCGTTATCGGATCGATTATCCTCGGCACGATTCTCGGGATTCTCGCCGGGTTTTACGGGAAATGGATCGATATGATCATCTCGCGCCTGTTTGATATCCTGCTCGCGTTTCCGAGCATTCTGCTGGCGATCGCCATCGTCGCCATCCTCGGCCCGTCGCTGCAAAACGCGCTGTACGCGATCGCGATCGTCAACATTCCGACGTACGGCCGCCTGGTCCGCGCCAAGGTGCTCAGCTTGAAAAACGAAGAGTACATTACGGCCGCGCGGGCGATCGGGATGAAGAACAGCGGCATTCTGCTGCGGCACATCCTGCCGAACAGCTTAACGCCGATCATCGTGCAGGGCACGCTCGGCATCGCCACGGCGATTATTGAAGCCGCCGCACTTGGCTTCCTTGGCCTCGGCGCGCAGCCGCCGGCACCGGAATGGGGTAAAATGCTGTCCGACTCGCGGCAATTTATCGCCACGGCTCCGTGGACGGTTATTTTCCCGGGGGTGTCGATCATGCTCACCGTGCTTGCCTTCAACTTGATGGGCGACGGTTTGCGCGACGCCTTGGACCCGCGGATGAAAAATTAA
- a CDS encoding transposase yields the protein MEANTGTELQPFSSRFNSEQDCMEALIAMKWPNGFVCPRCAHTRCSRLTSRHIPLFECGKCKHQTSPLVGTIFEGTHLPLLKWFEALDLFLLEGGISALRLRQVIRVTYKTAWSMLHKIRHAVGEFDARELLSGDVKVNSDQYGRNPSRCQLSHPYASAVVAGCTVTESGEPEHVKIRLVPHKRGGEKRANRHDLTAFIGGHVDVRTSAVQLFPQAFRLYAPLRRVVREAWESLKSTYGALGLKHLQAYLNEYTVRRRLRLPKAEETMRQKLLQMCVAIPAIPYRRLIARQPNQPLAAAA from the coding sequence ATGGAAGCCAATACGGGAACGGAACTTCAGCCATTCAGCAGCCGTTTTAACAGCGAACAGGACTGCATGGAGGCGCTGATCGCGATGAAGTGGCCAAACGGCTTTGTCTGCCCGCGTTGCGCTCACACCCGGTGCAGCCGTCTGACCTCCCGGCATATCCCCTTGTTCGAGTGCGGAAAATGCAAGCATCAAACATCGCCTTTGGTCGGCACGATTTTTGAAGGAACGCATCTGCCCTTGCTCAAGTGGTTCGAGGCCCTGGATTTATTCCTGCTGGAGGGCGGCATCTCGGCGCTGCGGCTGCGCCAGGTGATCCGGGTCACCTACAAGACCGCCTGGTCGATGCTGCACAAAATACGCCATGCCGTGGGGGAGTTCGATGCCCGGGAACTGCTCTCCGGAGACGTGAAGGTGAACAGCGATCAGTATGGGCGTAATCCGTCCCGGTGTCAGCTTTCGCATCCGTACGCCTCGGCGGTCGTAGCCGGCTGCACGGTCACGGAGTCGGGCGAGCCGGAGCACGTCAAAATCCGCCTGGTGCCGCATAAGCGGGGAGGCGAAAAGAGGGCAAACCGTCACGATCTAACCGCGTTTATTGGCGGGCATGTGGATGTCCGTACATCGGCGGTACAGTTGTTCCCTCAGGCCTTTCGGCTGTATGCGCCCTTGCGGAGAGTGGTGAGAGAGGCGTGGGAATCGCTGAAGAGTACGTATGGAGCCTTGGGACTGAAGCATCTGCAGGCGTACCTGAACGAGTACACCGTACGCCGCCGGCTGCGCCTGCCCAAAGCGGAAGAAACGATGCGGCAGAAGTTGCTGCAAATGTGTGTGGCGATTCCGGCGATCCCTTACCGCCGGCTGATCGCACGCCAACCGAACCAGCCCCTTGCGGCTGCGGCCTGA
- a CDS encoding L-lactate dehydrogenase, producing the protein MEKKFRKVAIVGSGLVGTACAYSMINQSISEEIMMIDRTYDRAVAHALDLSHCMDFTSTRTKVVAGRLEDCRDVDVVVLTAGANPKPGQTRLDVLGDAEKITRDIVSRLVDGGFDGIFVVAANPVDIVTYIVRQVSGFLRNRVIGTGTSIDSARLKTLLSEVFSIDPRSVNGYVLGEHGDSQFVAWSHVTIGGKPLLHILDQHKERFRHVDLDEIAKKTKDAGWEIFTRKGNTQFGIGNALSFIVRSILNDEHKIIAVSAVLDGEYGQSGVCAGVPAIIGGGGIVEILELNLAEEERHKFEHSCGILKSAIQSLQRR; encoded by the coding sequence ATGGAAAAAAAGTTCAGAAAGGTGGCCATTGTGGGTTCCGGATTGGTCGGCACGGCTTGTGCCTATTCCATGATTAACCAATCCATCAGCGAGGAAATTATGATGATCGACCGGACCTATGACCGCGCGGTGGCGCATGCGCTCGATTTGTCTCATTGCATGGATTTTACCTCGACGCGCACGAAGGTCGTTGCCGGGCGTTTGGAGGACTGTCGTGACGTTGATGTGGTGGTACTTACGGCCGGAGCTAATCCGAAGCCGGGGCAAACGAGGCTGGACGTGCTTGGGGACGCGGAAAAAATTACTCGGGATATCGTTAGCCGGCTTGTGGACGGAGGGTTTGACGGCATTTTTGTCGTCGCAGCCAACCCGGTTGATATTGTTACGTATATTGTACGCCAGGTGTCAGGTTTTCTGCGGAACCGGGTGATCGGCACCGGCACTTCGATCGATTCGGCCCGGCTTAAAACGCTGCTGTCGGAAGTGTTTTCCATCGATCCGCGCAGCGTTAACGGCTATGTGTTGGGTGAGCACGGCGATTCGCAGTTTGTGGCATGGTCGCATGTGACGATCGGCGGCAAACCGTTGCTGCACATTCTCGACCAGCACAAAGAGCGTTTTCGCCATGTCGATTTGGACGAAATCGCCAAGAAAACGAAGGATGCCGGCTGGGAGATTTTTACCCGTAAAGGCAATACACAATTCGGCATCGGCAACGCGCTTAGCTTTATCGTCCGTTCGATTCTGAACGACGAGCACAAAATTATCGCCGTGTCCGCGGTCCTTGATGGCGAATACGGGCAATCCGGGGTATGCGCCGGGGTGCCGGCCATTATCGGCGGTGGCGGTATTGTGGAGATTTTGGAGCTGAATTTGGCGGAGGAGGAGCGGCATAAATTCGAGCATTCCTGCGGCATACTTAAATCTGCGATCCAAAGTTTGCAGCGGCGGTAA
- a CDS encoding GNAT family N-acetyltransferase: MDGIVIRNLAELGQDGLRQATEVFVDGFFQSLQFFSKDRARLVRALEHALVKERFFVALMDGKVLGIFAFSAGRLRAFRLDRDVLRKELGWLKGSLFHAFVRQELEKPLGLKDRQCYFEAVATAEAARGKGVATRLHDHLHAVLDFDEYILEVVDTNTAAVRLYEKLGYAEFKRKPQRWFRKQAGFNARIYMKKRADNSSLRQHE, translated from the coding sequence ATGGATGGAATTGTCATCCGGAATCTGGCCGAGCTTGGACAGGACGGTTTAAGGCAGGCGACGGAAGTTTTCGTGGACGGCTTTTTTCAATCTCTGCAGTTTTTTTCCAAGGATCGGGCGAGGTTGGTTAGGGCGCTGGAGCACGCTTTGGTCAAGGAGCGTTTTTTTGTGGCGTTAATGGATGGGAAAGTGTTGGGTATTTTTGCGTTTTCCGCGGGCCGGCTGCGGGCGTTTCGGTTGGATCGGGACGTTTTGCGCAAAGAACTAGGCTGGCTGAAAGGAAGCCTGTTCCATGCTTTCGTCCGGCAGGAGCTGGAAAAGCCGCTGGGCTTGAAGGACCGGCAGTGCTATTTCGAAGCGGTGGCAACTGCGGAAGCGGCCAGAGGCAAGGGGGTTGCCACCCGTTTGCATGACCACCTTCACGCTGTTCTGGATTTTGATGAATATATTTTGGAGGTTGTAGACACCAACACGGCAGCGGTACGTTTGTATGAGAAATTGGGATATGCCGAATTTAAAAGAAAACCGCAAAGGTGGTTTCGGAAGCAGGCGGGCTTCAACGCCAGGATATATATGAAGAAACGCGCGGACAATTCCTCGTTACGGCAACATGAATAG